From a region of the Longimicrobium sp. genome:
- a CDS encoding glutamate--tRNA ligase family protein: protein MSDQIRVRFAPSPTGYLHVGGARTALFNWLYAKRYGGEFLLRIEDTDKAR from the coding sequence ATGTCCGACCAGATCCGCGTCCGCTTCGCCCCCAGCCCCACCGGCTACCTGCACGTGGGCGGCGCCCGCACGGCGCTCTTCAACTGGCTCTACGCGAAGCGCTACGGCGGGGAGTTCCTGCTGCGCATCGAGGACACGGACAAGGCGCGGAG